The genome window GCCATCCGCGTCGAGTACCGGGCGATGCCCGCGACGGTGGATATCGCCGAGGCCAGCGAGGCCGGTGCGCCGGTGCTGCACGAAGCGGTGGGCAGCAACGTGGTCAACGAGCGCTTCTTCCGCTACGGCGATCCGGAGCAGGCCTTCGCGGGCGCTTCGCGCCGCGTTGCCCTCACCGTGCACTACCCGCGCAACAGCTGCACGCCGATCGAGTGCGGCGTCGTGGTGGCAGAGCACCAGCCCGAAGCCGACGGCGGCCACGGCTACGAGGTGCTGTCGAACTTCATGGGCCCGTTCTCGCTGCACTCGGTGATGTCGCTGGCCCTGGGCGTGCCGGCCAACAAGCTGCGTCACCGGGTGCCGCGCGACAGCGGCGGCAGCTTCGGCGTCAAGCAGGCCGTGCTGCCCTATGCGGTGCTGATGTGTCTGGCCTCGCGCAAGGCCGGCGCGCCGGTGAAGTGGGTGGAGGATCGGCTCGAGCACCTCAGCGCCGCCACCTCGGCCACGGCGCGGCTGACCCACATCACCGCCGCGCTCGACGGCGAGGGCCGCATCACCGCGCTCGACTGGGACCAGCGCGACGACGTCGGCGCCTACCTGCGTGCGCCGGAGCCGGCCACGTTCTACCGCATGCACGGCGCGCTCAGCGGCGCCTACGACATCCCGAACCTCGCCGTGCGCAACCGCGTGGTCGTCACCAACAAGACGCCCACCGGGCTGGTGCGCGGTTTCGGCGGGCCGCAGGTCTACTACGCGCTCGAGCGGCTGATGGATCGCATCGCCGTCGAGCTGGGCGAAGACCCGGTCGCGCTGCGCCTGCGCCACTACGTGCGGCCGCAGCAATTCCCCTACACCGCGGCGGCTGGCGCCGTGCTCGATTCGGGCGACTACCACCGCCTCACCGCGATGGCGATGGCCGCTGCGCGCGAGCAGGGCCTGTGGCAGCGCCAGGCCGCGGCGCGTGCTGCCGGCCGGCTCTACGGCATCGGCGTGGCGGCGATCGTCGAGCCCTCGGTGTCGAACATGGGCTACATCAGCACCGTGCTGACGCCCGAGCAGCGTGCCAAGGCCGGGCCGAAGAACGGCGCGATCGCCAGCGCGACAGTGGCCATCGACCTGCTCGGCGGCGTCAATGTGGTGGTCGCGTCGGCGCCTGCGGGGCAGGGCCACATGACGGTGTGCGCCCAGGTGGTGGCCGATGTGTTCGGCCTGCACCCTGCGCAGGTGGTGGTGAACGTCGAGTTCGACACCGCCAAGGACGCCTGGAGCGTGGCGGCCGGCAACTACAGCAGCCGCTTCGCCGGCGCCGTTGCCGGCACGGTGCATCTGGCGGCCCAGCGGCTGCGCGACAAGCTGGCGCGCATCGCGGCGCTGCAGTTCGGCTGCCCGGCCGAGCGGCTGCGCTTCGAGGGCGGCATGGTGTTCGATGAACAGATGCCCGAGCGTCGCCAGCCCTTTGCGCGCCTCGCCGCCAATCCGCACTGGGCGCCGGCCTTGCTGCCCGAGGGCGAAGCGCCCGGGCTGCGCGAGACCGCGTTCTGGACCGCGCCGACCCTGGCCGCGCCCGACGCGCAGGACCGCGTCAACACCTCGGCCGCCTACGGCTTCGTGTTCGACGTCTGCGGCCTCGAGGTCGATCCGGCCACCGGCCGCGTTCGCGTCGATCGCTACATCACCGGCCACGATGCCGGGCGGCTGCTCAATCCGGCGCTCGCCGACGGCCAGATCCGCGGCGCCTTCGCCCAGGGGCTGGGTGCGGCACTGATGGAGGAGTTCCGCTACGGCGCCGATGGCAGTTTCCAGAGCGGAACCTTTGCCGATTACCTGGTGCCGACCGCCTGCGAGGTGCCAGAGCCGACCATCGTTCACCTGGAGACGCCCAGCCCGTTCACGCCGCTGG of Betaproteobacteria bacterium contains these proteins:
- a CDS encoding molybdopterin-dependent oxidoreductase; the protein is MELARPFGQRSDDPDLRRTFAFTPSHRACRHCVPQQNDKQETGLHSDPDLAKALPPRHLGQPIERHEDAALLTGRGRFADDLGDAPGTLQAAVLRSPHAHADLLSVDATAALAMPGVRAVLTGEDVKRWSQPFVVGVKAPMQHWALAVDRVRYSGEPVAVVIAEDRYLAEDALDAIRVEYRAMPATVDIAEASEAGAPVLHEAVGSNVVNERFFRYGDPEQAFAGASRRVALTVHYPRNSCTPIECGVVVAEHQPEADGGHGYEVLSNFMGPFSLHSVMSLALGVPANKLRHRVPRDSGGSFGVKQAVLPYAVLMCLASRKAGAPVKWVEDRLEHLSAATSATARLTHITAALDGEGRITALDWDQRDDVGAYLRAPEPATFYRMHGALSGAYDIPNLAVRNRVVVTNKTPTGLVRGFGGPQVYYALERLMDRIAVELGEDPVALRLRHYVRPQQFPYTAAAGAVLDSGDYHRLTAMAMAAAREQGLWQRQAAARAAGRLYGIGVAAIVEPSVSNMGYISTVLTPEQRAKAGPKNGAIASATVAIDLLGGVNVVVASAPAGQGHMTVCAQVVADVFGLHPAQVVVNVEFDTAKDAWSVAAGNYSSRFAGAVAGTVHLAAQRLRDKLARIAALQFGCPAERLRFEGGMVFDEQMPERRQPFARLAANPHWAPALLPEGEAPGLRETAFWTAPTLAAPDAQDRVNTSAAYGFVFDVCGLEVDPATGRVRVDRYITGHDAGRLLNPALADGQIRGAFAQGLGAALMEEFRYGADGSFQSGTFADYLVPTACEVPEPTIVHLETPSPFTPLGAKGLGEGNNMSTPVVIANAFADALRPLRDLADVRLPLMPSRVLSLIGEEGGLAEPAPPAGLGRTAEPPRVAGGLALQAQGSVDIAAPPEKVFAVLLDPAALARVIPGCHALQRDGEHRYRADVTVGVGLVKARYEARIELSEIDAPRSLRLAGSGQSSLGTGSGSGTVRLEATAAGTRLHYDYAAQVGGKVAAVGSRMLEGAARIVLAQLFESLGRQAAGDAAVRKATWWRRLMAWLGVAR